One part of the Solanum dulcamara chromosome 3, daSolDulc1.2, whole genome shotgun sequence genome encodes these proteins:
- the LOC129882641 gene encoding RPM1-interacting protein 4-like, which produces MARPNVPKFGNWENADSMPYTVYFEKARQTRGTGKIINPNDPEENPDMFPNLAPPPEVAPHPKPKRQTEEPPIGPARQTRDRRLSKEDGEFRQYANSPARNENMGRKGANEPSHQRGRGSTSGRTGRQSIGSEHSFDKSPLHPHYQAKVNNAGRGAASPAWEGKNNSYDSSHATPGRSFENSHATPGRSKVKQEENSDRGAAVPRFGEWDENDPQSADNYTHIFNKVREEKQGNPSGTPSRTSHNTHMHNSEEKQMKWCCCPW; this is translated from the exons ATGGCT CGTCCAAATGTCCCAAAGTTTGGCAATTGGGAAAATGCCGACAGCATGCCTTATACTGTGTATTTTGAAAAAGCAAGGCAAACTCGTGGTACTGGAAAGATCATAAACCCCAATGATCCTGAAGAGAATCCAGACATGTTTCCAAATCTTGCTCCTCCACCTGAAGTTGCCCCTCATCCCAAGCCTAAAAGACAAACAGAGGAACCACCAATTGGACCAGCTAGGCAAACACGGGACCGTAGACTAAGTAAAGAAGATGGTGAATTCCGGCAGTATGCAAATTCTCCAGCGCGTAATGAGAACATGGGACGGAAAGGTGCCAATGAGCCATCTCATCAACGTGGTCGTGGATCAACCTCTGGTCGAACTGGCAGACAAAGTATAGGATCTGAACATAGCTTTGATAAGTCACCACTGCATCCACATTACCAGGCAAAGGTTAATAATGCTGGAAGAGGTGCTGCATCTCCTGCTTGGGAAGGAAAGAATAATTCTTATGATAGTAGTCACGCTACTCCTGGAAGATCATTTGAAAATTCTCATGCCACTCCTGGAAGGTCCAAAGTTAAGCAAGAAGAGAAC TCTGATAGAGGAGCTGCAGTTCCAAGATTTGGGGAGTGGGACGAGAATGATCCTCAATCTGCTGATAACTACACACATATTTTCAACAAGGTGCGAGAGGAAAAGCAAGGAAATCCATCAGGGACACCTAGTAGAACATCTCACAACACACACATGCATAACTCAGAGGAAAAGCAAATG AAGTGGTGCTGTTGTCCCTGGTAA